The following proteins come from a genomic window of Lolium rigidum isolate FL_2022 chromosome 5, APGP_CSIRO_Lrig_0.1, whole genome shotgun sequence:
- the LOC124652935 gene encoding deaminated glutathione amidase, chloroplastic/cytosolic-like: protein MSSSSVSVSGSQARVGVVQMTSVGDLDANYATCSRLTKEAAAAGVKFLCFPEVFSFIGSKDGESVKIAESLDGPIMQRYCSLANDSSMWLSLGGFQEKGPDDSHQYNTHVLIDDSGKVRSSYRKIHLFDVDVPGNMVYKESRFTTAGDTVVAADSPFGRLGLTVCYDLRFPEIYQCLRFKHQAQVLLVPSAFTKVTGEAHWEILLRARAIETQCYVIAAAQAGKHNEKRESYGDSIIIDPWGVVIARLPDRLSTGFAVADIDLSKVEAVRTKMPISEQRKFDSILKSSSL, encoded by the exons atgtcctcctcctccgtctccgtCTCTGGCTCGCAAGCGAGGGTGGGCGTGGTGCAGATGACCTCCGTGGGGGACCTCGACGCCAACTACGCCACCTGCTCCCGCCTCACCAAG GAAGCTGCTGCCGCCGGAGTGAAATTTCTCTGCTTCCCTGAGGTCTTCTCATTCATAGGATCCAAGGATGGAGAGTCGGTTAAGATAGCCGAATCACTGGATGGCCCAATAATGCAGAGATACTGCTCACTTGCAAA TGACTCAAGTATGTGGTTGTCTCTTGGAGGGTTTCAAGAGAAAGGGCCGGATGATTCACACCAGTACAATACACACGTATTAATCGATGACTCTGGAAAAGTTAGGAGCTCATATCGAAAAATACATTT GTTTGATGTGGATGTACCTGGCAATATGGTGTATAAGGAAAGCCGATTCACGACAGCAG GTGATACTGTCGTTGCGGCGGATAGCCCTTTTGGACGATTGGGGCTTACGGTTTGCTATGATTTGAGATTTCCAGAGATTTATCAATGTTTGCGTTTTAAGCACCAAGCACAG GTCTTGCTTGTACCATCTGCGTTCACAAAGGTAACCGGGGAGGCACACTGGGAAATTCTTCTTCGTGCTCGTGCAATCGAGACACAATGTTAT GTTATTGCTGCGGCTCAAGCTGGAAAACACAATGAGAAAAGAGAAAGCTACGGTGATTCTATAATTATTGACCCATGGGGAGTAGTTATAGCTCGACTTCCAG ATCGACTGTCCACTGGATTTGCAGTAGCAGATATCGACTTGTCAAAAGTTGAGGCTGTGCGAACCAAAATGCCAATTTCTGAG CAGCGCAAGTTTGACAGCATCTTGAAATCCTCATCATTGTAA
- the LOC124652735 gene encoding phosphoserine phosphatase, chloroplastic-like produces MARLVSTRICPSQRFQAPRLPSIRPPLNWYSAAGSGDLSFRGVKLSNLPGFVAAALEVPKSGPNSPGPENRLPSEEVIRTWCNADAVCFDVDSTVCLDEGIDELADFCGAGPAVAEWTAKAMTGSVPFEEALAARLSLFKPSLYQVNECMEKRPPRISPGIAKLIERLRAKNVDIYLVSGGFRQMFKPLALELGIPPENIYANQLLFGNYGEYVGFDPAEPTSRSGGKAIAVRQIRQMCGYKTLVMIGDGATDLEARQPGGADLFVCYGGVQMREPVARKADWVVSDFQELIAYLA; encoded by the exons ATGGCCCGGCTGGTTAGTACGCGAATCTGCCCGAGCCAGCGGTTTCAGGCTCCTCGGTTGCCGTCGATCCGGCCACCACTGAACTGGTATTCAGCAGCAGGCTCCGGAGATCTTTCGTTTCGTGGTGTTAAGCTCTCGAATCTTCCGGGCTTCGTAGCAGCTGCGCTGGAGGTGCCCAAGAGCGGGCCGAACTCCCCTGGTCCGGAGAACCGCCTACCTTCAGAAG AGGTTATCAGGACCTGGTGCAACGCCGATGCGGTGTGCTTCGATGTCGATAGCACGGTCTGCCTGGACGAGGGTATCGATGAGCTCGCCGATTTCTGCGGAGCGGGGCCGGCGGTCGCTGAGTGGACGGCCAA GGCGATGACTGGATCGGTTCCGTTTGAAGAGGCGCTAGCGGCTCGGCTGTCCTTGTTCAAGCCATCCTTGTACCAAGTTAACGAATGCATGGAGAAGAGGCCACCAAG GATATCTCCTGGAATTGCTAAATTGATCGAAAGGCTAAGAGCCAAAAATGTTGATATCTACCTTGTCTCTGGTGGCTTCCGACAGATGTTCAAG CCTCTCGCATTGGAGCTTGGCATCCCCCCTGAAAACATTTATGCAAACCAACTACTGTTTGGAAATTATGGAGAATATGTTGGGTTTGACCCAGCAGAGCCTACTTCCCGAAGTGGTGGTAAAGCCATAGCAGTTCGACAAATACGACAG ATGTGTGGTTACAAGACACTCGTTATGATTGGAGATGGTGCAACTGATCTTGAG GCTCGCCAACCTGGTGGAGCAGACCTCTTTGTCTGCTATGGAGGGGTGCAGATGAGGGAACCAGTCGCAAGAAAAGCCGACTGGGTTGTCTCTGATTTCCAGGAGTTGATCGCCTATTTGGCATGA
- the LOC124653114 gene encoding ureide permease 1-like has product MFIVEDKGSAIALMCASLIFLGTWPALLTLLERRGRLPQHTYLDYSVTNLLAAVLIALTLGQLGESKENTPNFFTQLSQDNWHSVLFALAGGVVLSVGNLCTQYAWAYVGLSITEVIVASMVVVIGTTLNYFLDNRINRADILFTGVACFLVAVILGTSVHSSNAADNKEKLSGSTNRKNGGTEPSSQLIDKDVLVDIENGASTEYATRAEAGTVEYLVELEQRRSIKVFGSSTLMGLGIVFFAGVCLSLFSPALNLATNDQWHTLKDGVPHLVVYTAFFYFSISCFAVGTGLNILFLYRPMAGVPKSSFKAYLNDWDGRQWALLAGLLCGLGNGFQFMGGQAAGYAAADAVEALPLVSTFWGIVLFGEYRKSSRKTYTLLAFMLLMFVAAVATLMASAGHRSTK; this is encoded by the exons ATGTTCATCGTAGAAGATAAAGGGAGTGCTATTGCTCTCATGTGTGCCTCCCTCATCTTCCTGGGCACGTGGCCGGCGCTGCTCACCCTCCTGGAGCGCAGGGGTAGGCTGCCGCAGCACACCTACCTCGACTACTCGGTAACGAACCTCCTCGCTGCGGTGCTCATCGCGCTTACCCTGGGCCAGCTTGGGGAGAGCAAGGAAAATACGCCCAATTTCTTCACCCAACTCAGTCAG GACAACTGGCATTCAGTGCTGTTTGCATTAGCAGGGGGTGTTGTGCTCAGTGTTGGGAACCTTTGTACTCAGTATGCCTGGGCATATGTGGGTCTATCGATTACTGAGGTTATCGTCGCAAGCATGGTTGTTGTAATAG GCACAACCTTGAATTACTTCCTGGACAACCGCATCAACAGGGCAGATATTCTTTTCACTGGAGTGGCATGCTTCCTTGTTGCAGTCATCCTTGGCACTAGTGTCCACTCTTCCAATGCTGCTgataataaagaaaaactaagtgGATCCACGAATAG GAAAAATGGAGGTACAGAGCC aagcagTCAACTTATAGACAAAG ATGTTCTAGTGGACATTGAGAATGGAGCTTCTACAGAATATGCCACCAGAGCTGAAGCAGGAACTGTAGAATACCTAGTTGAGCTGGAACAGCGACGTTCAATTAAG GTGTTTGGATCAAGCACCCTTATGGGGCTTGGGATAGTTTTCTTTGCTGGTGTCTGCTTGTCGCTTTTCTCCCCAGCGCTCAACCTGGCAACCAATGACCAGTGGCACACCCTGAAAGATGGCGTCCCACATCTGGTGGTCTACACtgccttcttctacttctccatcTCGTGTTTTGCCGTTGGTACCGGGTTGAACATCTTGTTCCTCTACCGTCCAATGGCTGGCGTGCCAAAGTCATCCTTCAAGGCCTATCTGAATGACTGGGATGGCAGGCAATGGGCTCTTCTTGCCGGCTTGCTTTGTGGTTTAGGCAATGGCTTCCAGTTCATGGGTGGTCAGGCTGCTGGTTATGCTGCTGCTGATGCTGTCGAG GCGTTGCCACTTGTGAGCACATTCTGGGGCATTGTGCTATTCGGGGAGTACCGAAAGTCGTCAAGGAAAACGTACACCCTGCTAGCGTTCATGCTGCTCATGTTCGTCGCCGCGGTAGCAACACTCATGGCTTCAGCAGGTCACAGGAGCACAAAGTGA
- the LOC124656145 gene encoding DNAJ protein JJJ1 homolog, translating to MGKTSPAAPQTRRLAGGSRSTPELLGAPPSREESTTCKTTPATPPPPRRRRLDTIRHPTLYTRRESVFPRPPAAGAAGGGRGNRRFGAGEVESLRSLTNRLSLWTGKGDGPSLSAAMASAAPKRCYYEILGLSRDCSPSEIKLAFRRLALSLHPDKQPLGSDVAAATAAFQELQHAHSVLSDPQERAHYDSHRSQILFADHGSSSASASPVPDIFSVFVPSAFSGFSDSGRGFYKVYGDVFDKVYKQEVAYARRMGIPTDSIPTPPVIGNLDSYYTQVTAFYNYWLGFASVMDFGWAAEWDVSRGESRRDRRIMEEDNKKAMRKARREYNDNVRALAAFCKKRDKRVVDMALKKKAEEAKKKVEEMERKKAEERKKKERAMAYQEPEWARVDEDELLFEEEDDEETMEKKKEELYCVACNKKFKSEKQWKNHEQSKKHKDKVSELRMAFKEEEEALKEVNDEGEEDDVGFDFKPAEESEESDWSDAVEELAEELEEGLEIDEENGDNAKQEVGSFDETSILEAMLSSHKNKESAYVVPQEEAPPVVAEDDSVDDRSSAVNSVKKKPRRRRAAKKGQDEVNNADSGEGMRNNILHEESGHDNGGNDADDKMEDPFSSNDEGTSSSKGDQLKGKNDNPKKNKKNKKGAEKKPTVPAEKKSTTKGKKQKEVSKTRSNDCETCGDTFESRSKLFSHLEETGHAVIKARQKNR from the exons ATGGGGAAGACGAGCCCAGCAGCTCCGCAGACCCGCAGGCTCGCCGGAGGCAGCAGATCGACGCCAGAACTCCTCGGAGCGCCGCCGTCGAGGGAAGAGTCCACCACCTGCAAAACCACTCCGGCCACGCCGCCTCCACCTCGACGCCGCCGGCTGGATACCATACGCCACCCTACACTATATACACGGCGCGAATCGGTGTTTCcccgtcctcccgccgccggagcggccggcggaggcCGAGGAAACCGCCGATTCGGCGCCGGCGAGGTGGAGAGCCTACGGTCGCTCACAAATCGCCTTTCACTGTGGACGGGGAAAGGAGACGGTCCAAG CCTTTCGGCGGCCATGGCGTCGGCGGCGCCCAAGCGGTGCTACTACGAGATCCTCGGCCTCTCCCGCGACTGCTCCCCGAGCGAAATCAAGCTCGCCTTCCGCCGCCTCGCCCTATCCCTCCACCCCGACAAGCAGCCCCTGGGCtccgacgtcgccgccgccaccgccgcattCCAGGAGCTGCAGCACGCGCACTCCGTCCTCTCCGACCCCCAAGAGCGCGCCCACTACGACTCCCACCGCTCCCAGATCCTCTTCGCCGACCACGGATCCTCCAGCGCATCCGCCTCCCCCGTCCCCGACATATTCTCCGTCTTTGTCCCCTCCGCCTTCTCCGGATTCTCGGACTCCGGCCGCGGGTTCTACAAGGTCTATGGCGACGTCTTCGACAAGGTGTACAAGCAGGAGGTCGCCTACGCCCGCCGCATGGGCATCCCCACCGACTCCATCCCCACGCCGCCCGTCATTGGCAACCTCGACTCCTATTACACCCAGGTCACCGCCTTCTACAACTACTGGCTGGGCTTTGCCTCGGTCATGGACTTCGGCTGGGCGGCCGAGTGGGACGTTTCACGCGGGGAGAGCCGCCGTGACAGGAGGATCATGGAGGAGGATAACAAGAAGGCAATGCGCAAGGCTAGGCGCGAGTACAACGACAACGTCAGAGCGTTGGCAGCCTTCTGCAAGAAGAGGGACAAGCGGGTGGTGGATATGGCGCTGAAGAAGAAGGCAGAGGAGGcaaagaagaaggtggaggagaTGGAAAGGAAGAAGGCagaggagaggaagaagaaggagcgagCCATGGCATATCAGGAGCCTGAGTGGGCAAGGGTGGATGAGGACGAGCTACTGtttgaagaagaggatgatgaggaaACGATggaaaagaagaaggaggagctGTACTGTGTGGCGTGTAATAAGAAGTTTAAGTCGGAGAAGCAGTGGAAGAACCATGAGCAGTCTAAGAAGCACAAGGATAAGGTGTCTGAACTGAGGATGGCCtttaaggaggaggaggaggctctaaAGGAAGTCAACGATGAGGGGGAAGAAGATGATGTTGGGTTCGATTTTAAGCCTGCGGAGGAGTCAGAGGAGAGTGATTGGTCAGATGCTGTAGAAGAGTTGGCTGAAGAGTTGGAAGAGGGCTTGGAGATTGATGAAGAGAATGGAGATAACGCGAAGCAGGAGGTTGGTTCATTTGATGAGACGAGTATCTTGGAGGCGATGTTGTCAAGCCACAAGAACAAGGAGAGCGCTTATGTGGTTCCTCAAGAGGAAGCTCCACCTGTTGTTGCAGAGGATGACAGTGTTGATGATAGAAGTTCTGCAGTTAATAGTGTCAAGAAGAAACCTCGCCGGAGACGTGCAGCAAAGAAGGGACAAGATGAAGTTAATAATGCTGATAGCGGAGAAGGTATGAGGAATAATATTCTGCATGAGGAGTCTGGACATGATAACGGTGGAAATGATGCTGATGATAAGATGGAGGATCCTTTCTCTTCAAATGACGAAGGGACATCGTCAAGCAAAGGAGATCAACTGAAAGGAAAAAACGATAATCCTAAAAAGaacaaaaagaacaagaaaggtgcaGAGAAGAAACCAACTGTTCCTGCTGAAAAAAAGAGTACGACAAAGGGAAAGAAGCAAAAG GAGGTCTCGAAGACACGCAGTAATGATTGTGAAACATGTGGAGATACTTTTGAATCAAG GAGCAAGTTGTTTTCTCACTTGGAAGAGACGGGTCATGCTGTGATCAAGGCACGACAGAAAAATCGTTGA